A portion of the Rhodopseudomonas sp. BAL398 genome contains these proteins:
- a CDS encoding NepR family anti-sigma factor — MKDFKAQADKKSTPGKQGGLNAEIQSRIGHQLRAMYDDVVRQGVPDRFAELIKKLDDPEKAGSSANPDGRD, encoded by the coding sequence ATGAAAGATTTCAAGGCTCAGGCCGATAAGAAGTCCACACCCGGAAAGCAGGGTGGCCTCAACGCCGAGATCCAGTCGCGCATCGGGCATCAATTACGCGCGATGTACGATGATGTCGTGCGCCAGGGGGTCCCTGATCGGTTTGCTGAATTGATCAAAAAGCTCGACGACCCGGAAAAAGCCGGGTCCAGCGCAAACCCGGATGGGAGGGATTGA
- a CDS encoding sigma-70 family RNA polymerase sigma factor, with translation MPLTDSLRDDILASVPSLRAFAISLSGNGDRADDLVQETLLRALANIDSFQPGSNLPAWLFTILRNLFRSDYRKRRREVEDADGNYAKTLKSQPGQNAHLEFEEFRAALEKLPQDQREALILVGASGFSYEDAAAICGCAIGTIKSRVNRARSKLSALLYVDGADDFGPDDTIRAVIGGNG, from the coding sequence ATGCCTCTTACCGATTCACTCCGTGACGATATTCTTGCGTCGGTGCCGAGCCTGCGCGCTTTTGCGATCTCGCTGAGCGGCAATGGCGACCGCGCCGACGATCTGGTGCAGGAGACGCTGCTGCGCGCTCTGGCCAATATCGATTCGTTTCAGCCCGGCTCCAATCTGCCGGCCTGGCTGTTCACCATTCTGCGCAACCTGTTCCGCTCGGACTATCGCAAGCGGCGCCGCGAGGTCGAAGACGCCGACGGCAACTATGCCAAGACCCTCAAATCTCAGCCGGGCCAGAATGCCCATCTGGAGTTCGAGGAGTTTAGGGCCGCGCTGGAGAAACTCCCGCAGGATCAGCGCGAGGCCTTGATCCTGGTCGGTGCCTCGGGCTTCTCCTACGAGGATGCGGCGGCGATTTGCGGCTGCGCGATCGGCACCATCAAGAGCCGCGTTAATCGCGCACGATCCAAGCTGAGCGCGCTGCTCTATGTCGACGGCGCGGACGATTTCGGCCCCGACGACACCATTCGTGCGGTCATCGGCGGCAACGGCTAG
- a CDS encoding HWE histidine kinase domain-containing protein, which produces MLRLGFIIGFIAIVGVLLSGFAAVRVNEQERALEGIALARAIDVHASLVQERLTERELLGRVASGLFRKPTVIKADMLRPLRNSIYAFKTDFVVATWIARLKPNEIKTAHAELSTAGFADPTIRNSANVALTPNSIDHPIDVVMDVEPRNKQTMSFPGRALGDHPILGPMLARAMAEGIPIASAPLPLQLPGGPIGVVLSAPVMQDGATEPVGFVTFSYELAPLMLTNDDMSLFSVALRDPGDANSELFADNDGKVEMRAANPGGRPASVLRTVTFGGRDWSLAYYAKANSFARAQQIAVIVATIGIAMTGIICGLFGYVTYNNLRLRREIEVRIGFERRLTAVIDELNHRVKNILAVIQSIVTRTLRHGMDIDSARDLLIGRIHAMSNVVSLLSESQWQGVKLKGLFEARAIPYSERIAVTGPDISVSARAAQSLSLLFFELASHSDEGLSLVGQHPHIVARWEVVNEGDEATFHFRWEEFNTSAATRKEDSDFGLILLDRVAPEALGGVAKRYFTDVSYVYELTAPMETVIDLVERDRTDRLSAPPVQG; this is translated from the coding sequence GTGCTTAGGCTGGGATTCATCATCGGTTTTATCGCGATCGTCGGCGTTCTGCTGTCCGGCTTTGCGGCCGTTCGGGTGAACGAACAGGAGCGAGCGCTGGAGGGGATCGCCCTGGCGCGGGCGATCGATGTGCATGCCAGCCTGGTGCAGGAGCGGCTGACCGAGCGCGAATTGCTGGGACGCGTGGCGTCTGGATTGTTTCGCAAGCCGACGGTGATCAAGGCCGACATGCTGCGGCCGCTGCGAAACTCGATCTATGCATTCAAAACCGATTTCGTCGTCGCGACCTGGATTGCGCGGCTGAAGCCCAATGAGATCAAGACGGCTCACGCCGAATTGAGCACCGCCGGCTTTGCCGATCCGACGATCCGAAATTCCGCGAATGTCGCGTTGACGCCGAATTCGATCGACCACCCGATCGACGTGGTGATGGACGTCGAACCGCGCAACAAGCAGACCATGTCCTTTCCGGGCCGGGCGCTGGGCGATCATCCAATCCTGGGGCCGATGCTCGCCCGCGCGATGGCCGAAGGCATACCGATCGCGTCCGCGCCCCTGCCGCTGCAGCTTCCGGGCGGTCCGATCGGCGTCGTGCTGTCGGCGCCGGTGATGCAGGACGGCGCCACCGAGCCGGTCGGTTTCGTCACATTTTCTTATGAGCTGGCGCCGCTGATGCTGACCAACGACGATATGTCGCTGTTTTCGGTGGCGCTTCGGGATCCGGGCGACGCCAATTCCGAGCTGTTCGCGGATAATGATGGCAAGGTGGAGATGCGCGCCGCGAACCCCGGCGGCCGTCCCGCTTCGGTGTTGCGAACTGTGACCTTCGGCGGTCGCGACTGGTCATTGGCCTATTATGCCAAGGCCAATTCCTTTGCCCGCGCGCAGCAGATTGCGGTCATCGTGGCGACGATCGGCATTGCGATGACCGGAATCATTTGCGGGCTGTTCGGATACGTCACCTACAACAATCTGCGGCTGCGTCGCGAGATCGAGGTGCGGATCGGGTTCGAACGCCGGCTGACCGCGGTGATCGACGAGCTGAACCATCGGGTGAAGAACATTCTGGCGGTGATCCAGTCGATCGTCACCCGCACCCTGCGCCACGGCATGGATATCGACTCGGCCCGCGACCTGTTGATCGGTCGGATTCACGCGATGTCCAATGTGGTCTCGTTGCTGAGCGAGAGCCAATGGCAGGGCGTCAAGCTCAAGGGCTTGTTCGAGGCCAGGGCGATCCCCTATTCCGAGCGGATCGCGGTGACCGGCCCCGATATTTCGGTCAGCGCCCGCGCGGCGCAGAGCCTGTCATTGCTGTTCTTCGAGCTGGCGTCGCATTCCGATGAGGGGCTTTCGCTGGTCGGCCAGCATCCGCATATCGTGGCTCGCTGGGAAGTGGTCAATGAAGGCGACGAAGCGACGTTTCATTTTCGCTGGGAGGAATTCAACACCAGCGCGGCGACGCGCAAGGAGGACAGCGACTTCGGCCTGATCCTGCTCGACCGCGTGGCCCCGGAAGCGTTGGGTGGCGTGGCGAAGCGCTATTTCACCGATGTCAGCTATGTCTATGAACTGACCGCTCCGATGGAGACGGTGATCGATCTGGTCGAACGCGACCGCACCGACCGACTGTCCGCTCCGCCCGTCCAAGGGTAA
- the ureG gene encoding urease accessory protein UreG, with translation MPDDHGPLRVGIGGPVGSGKTALMDLLCKTMRERYDIAAITNDIYTKWDAEFLVRSGSLTPDRVTGVETGGCPHTAIREDASMNLAAVADMRSKFPDLDLVLIESGGDNLAATFSPELADLTIYVIDVAAGDKIPSKGGPGITRSDLLVINKIDLAPYVGASLDKMRTDATRMRGERPFVMTNLKKSDGLDRIIGFIEAKGGLQSRAPRP, from the coding sequence ATGCCTGACGATCACGGCCCTCTACGTGTCGGCATCGGCGGTCCGGTGGGCTCCGGCAAGACGGCGTTGATGGACCTGCTGTGCAAGACCATGCGCGAACGCTACGACATCGCCGCGATCACCAACGACATCTACACCAAATGGGACGCCGAATTTCTGGTGCGGTCGGGATCGCTGACCCCGGATCGCGTTACGGGCGTCGAGACCGGCGGCTGCCCGCACACCGCGATCCGCGAAGACGCCTCGATGAATCTCGCAGCGGTTGCGGATATGCGGAGCAAATTCCCCGATCTCGACCTGGTGCTGATCGAATCCGGCGGCGACAATCTCGCCGCGACTTTCTCTCCCGAATTGGCCGACCTCACGATCTATGTGATCGACGTCGCCGCGGGCGACAAGATTCCATCCAAAGGCGGTCCGGGCATCACCCGCTCGGACCTGCTGGTCATCAACAAGATCGACCTTGCGCCCTATGTGGGGGCCTCGCTGGACAAGATGCGAACCGACGCGACGCGGATGCGCGGCGAGCGGCCGTTCGTGATGACCAATCTCAAGAAGAGCGACGGACTGGACCGGATCATCGGATTTATCGAGGCGAAAGGCGGTCTGCAGAGCAGGGCGCCGCGGCCTTGA
- a CDS encoding molybdopterin oxidoreductase family protein produces the protein MTVHSKIDIRHSTCPHDCPSACALDVEVIDDTTIGRVRGSKQQSYTAGVVCAKVARYAERIHHPDRLLYPLRRCGPKGSGQFSRISWDEALNEIAARFDAAEKAFGAEAVWPYHYAGTMGLVMRGGANRLAHVKKYSRFYGTICSNIAHAGYAAGTGKVAGVDPREMAQSDLVVIWGTNPVSTQVNVMTHAARARKERGARIAVIDIYNNDTMKQADIKIILRPGTDGAFACGVMHVLFRDGYADRDYLAHYTDCPADLEVHLSTRTPEWASAISGVPVAEIEAFARAVGETKRSFFRLGYGFTRSRNGAAQMHAALCIPAVTGAWQYEGGGAFFNNAAIWGFDKTLIDGLDSVDQHTRELDQSKIGRILTGDAEALRGGPPVQAMLIQNTNPMSVAPEQALVRDGFAREDLFVAVHEQFMTETARMADIVLPATMFLEHDDLYYGGGHQHISVGAKLIEPPGECRCNHEVIKDLALRLGIDDPAFAMTPRQMIDATLKTSKHGAIDQLEAELWRDLQPGFRAAHYLDGFAHADGKFHFRADWGSIPVPRNVRMGPWQQMPTLPDHWAVTEEADAQHPFRLATSPARSFLNSSFNETASSRTREGAPTVLLHLADAADLGIADGDAVTLGNRRGETTLIARLSDGVRRGVLIAESIHPNGAHAGGRGINVLTGADPVAPHGGAAFHDNKVWARKASPPVAQRD, from the coding sequence ATGACTGTGCACAGCAAGATCGACATCCGGCACTCGACCTGTCCGCATGACTGCCCATCGGCCTGCGCATTGGATGTCGAAGTCATCGACGACACCACGATCGGCCGGGTGCGGGGCTCCAAACAGCAAAGCTACACCGCGGGAGTGGTCTGCGCCAAGGTGGCGCGCTATGCCGAACGCATTCATCATCCCGATCGCTTGTTGTATCCGCTGCGCCGCTGCGGGCCGAAGGGCTCGGGTCAGTTCAGCCGGATTTCCTGGGACGAGGCGCTGAACGAGATCGCCGCCCGCTTCGACGCCGCGGAAAAAGCGTTCGGCGCCGAGGCGGTCTGGCCTTATCACTATGCCGGAACGATGGGTCTGGTGATGCGCGGCGGCGCCAATCGGCTGGCGCATGTGAAGAAATACTCCCGGTTCTATGGCACGATCTGTTCGAACATCGCCCATGCCGGCTACGCGGCGGGGACCGGTAAGGTCGCCGGCGTCGATCCGCGCGAAATGGCGCAGTCCGATCTGGTGGTGATCTGGGGCACCAATCCGGTCTCGACCCAGGTCAATGTGATGACCCACGCCGCCCGCGCCCGCAAGGAACGCGGCGCGCGAATCGCGGTCATCGACATCTACAACAACGACACCATGAAGCAGGCCGATATCAAGATCATCCTGCGTCCGGGCACCGACGGCGCCTTCGCCTGCGGCGTCATGCATGTGTTGTTTCGCGACGGCTACGCCGACCGCGATTATCTGGCGCACTATACCGACTGCCCGGCCGATCTCGAAGTCCATCTATCGACCCGAACACCCGAATGGGCGTCGGCGATCAGTGGCGTCCCGGTCGCGGAGATCGAGGCCTTCGCCCGCGCGGTCGGCGAGACCAAGCGCAGCTTCTTCCGGCTCGGCTATGGCTTCACCCGCAGCCGCAACGGCGCCGCCCAGATGCATGCCGCGCTGTGCATTCCGGCCGTCACCGGCGCCTGGCAATATGAGGGCGGTGGCGCCTTCTTCAATAACGCCGCGATCTGGGGCTTCGACAAGACCCTGATCGACGGGCTCGACAGCGTCGATCAGCACACCCGCGAACTCGATCAGTCGAAGATCGGACGCATCCTGACCGGCGATGCCGAGGCGCTGCGCGGCGGGCCGCCGGTTCAGGCGATGCTGATCCAGAATACCAATCCGATGTCGGTGGCGCCCGAGCAGGCGCTGGTCCGCGACGGCTTCGCCCGCGAGGACCTGTTCGTCGCGGTGCACGAGCAGTTCATGACCGAGACCGCGCGGATGGCCGACATCGTGTTGCCGGCGACGATGTTTCTGGAGCATGACGATTTGTATTATGGCGGCGGCCACCAGCACATCTCGGTCGGGGCCAAGCTGATCGAGCCGCCGGGCGAGTGCCGTTGCAACCATGAGGTGATAAAGGACTTGGCGCTACGTCTTGGGATCGACGATCCAGCCTTCGCGATGACGCCCCGCCAGATGATCGATGCGACGCTCAAGACCAGCAAGCATGGCGCGATCGACCAACTCGAGGCCGAGCTCTGGCGCGATCTGCAGCCGGGTTTCCGCGCAGCGCATTATCTTGACGGCTTTGCGCATGCCGACGGCAAGTTTCACTTTCGCGCCGATTGGGGCAGTATTCCGGTCCCGCGCAATGTGCGGATGGGGCCATGGCAGCAAATGCCGACGCTACCGGACCACTGGGCGGTGACCGAGGAGGCGGACGCGCAGCATCCGTTCCGGCTGGCGACCAGTCCGGCGCGCAGCTTTCTCAATAGCAGCTTCAATGAAACGGCGTCATCGCGAACACGCGAAGGCGCGCCCACGGTGCTGTTGCACCTTGCGGATGCCGCAGATCTCGGGATCGCCGACGGCGACGCCGTCACCCTTGGCAATCGGCGCGGTGAGACCACGCTGATTGCCAGGTTGAGCGACGGAGTGCGCCGCGGTGTCCTGATCGCCGAGTCAATTCATCCCAACGGCGCACATGCGGGAGGCCGGGGAATCAATGTGCTTACCGGCGCAGACCCCGTCGCGCCGCATGGCGGCGCGGCGTTTCACGACAACAAGGTCTGGGCGAGGAAAGCAAGCCCGCCTGTCGCGCAACGCGACTAG
- a CDS encoding cyclic nucleotide-gated ion channel, whose product MRDERPLHARARQQSYEILESHAQSTRVGLVVNRFIIFLIVFSIGLTVLESVPQLRAEYGLLFRALELFCLVVFSVEYYVRIWIAPENLLYRQLKPSAARRAYLFSPQGIIDCLAVMPLWVALLGYDDLRVLIIMRMLRVLKFARYSSGMRSLLDVLESERRALGACLVILLCATLLSATAMHIAEAQIQPDKFGTIPDAMWWAIVTLTTVGYGDVVPATGIGRMIASATIVVGLVMIALPVGIVANAFSEVIHRRDFIVNWSMVARVPLFSHLTAGDIAHIMQLLQARQIDRGDVIFRRGEPATAMYFIAEGDVEIELGPEAKGRRVRLGSGHFFGEIAVLKRVERSATVRAVSRVRLLVLDAADLRVLINREPSIAAKINKIVQGRTGGSIDLAIADIEGQEEVAREPV is encoded by the coding sequence ATGCGCGACGAACGGCCGCTCCATGCCAGGGCACGGCAGCAAAGCTACGAGATTCTCGAATCCCACGCGCAGAGCACGCGCGTCGGCCTGGTCGTCAACCGCTTCATTATCTTTCTGATCGTATTCAGCATCGGCCTCACCGTGCTGGAATCCGTGCCGCAATTGCGGGCGGAGTACGGCCTGCTGTTCCGCGCCCTGGAGCTGTTCTGCCTGGTCGTATTCAGCGTCGAATACTACGTTCGGATCTGGATCGCGCCGGAAAACCTGCTCTATCGGCAGCTGAAGCCGTCCGCCGCCCGCCGGGCCTATCTCTTCAGCCCGCAGGGGATCATCGACTGCCTCGCGGTGATGCCGCTGTGGGTGGCGCTGCTCGGCTATGACGACCTGCGTGTGCTGATCATCATGCGCATGCTTCGGGTGCTGAAATTCGCCCGCTATTCGTCCGGGATGCGCTCGCTGCTCGACGTGCTGGAAAGCGAACGGCGCGCGCTCGGCGCCTGTTTGGTGATCCTGCTGTGCGCGACGCTGTTGTCCGCCACCGCGATGCATATCGCCGAAGCCCAGATCCAGCCCGATAAATTCGGCACCATTCCGGACGCGATGTGGTGGGCCATCGTGACGCTGACCACGGTCGGCTATGGCGACGTGGTGCCGGCCACCGGCATCGGCCGGATGATCGCGTCGGCGACCATCGTCGTCGGCCTGGTGATGATCGCGCTGCCGGTCGGCATCGTCGCCAACGCATTTTCCGAGGTGATCCACCGCCGCGACTTCATCGTCAACTGGAGCATGGTGGCGCGGGTGCCGTTGTTTTCGCACCTGACCGCCGGCGACATCGCCCATATCATGCAGCTGCTGCAGGCCCGCCAGATCGACCGCGGCGACGTCATCTTCCGCCGCGGCGAACCCGCCACCGCGATGTATTTCATCGCCGAAGGCGACGTCGAGATCGAACTAGGGCCGGAAGCAAAGGGCCGCCGGGTCCGGCTCGGCTCCGGACATTTCTTCGGCGAGATCGCGGTCCTGAAGCGGGTGGAGCGGTCGGCGACGGTGCGGGCTGTCTCGCGCGTGCGATTGCTGGTGCTCGACGCCGCCGATCTGCGGGTGCTGATCAACCGCGAGCCCAGCATCGCCGCCAAGATCAACAAGATCGTCCAGGGCCGGACCGGCGGCAGCATCGACCTTGCGATTGCCGATATCGAGGGACAGGAAGAGGTTGCCCGGGAGCCGGTGTAG
- the aadR gene encoding transcriptional activatory protein AadR, which yields MPHLAFPNSCDGYRCDTHCSVRSLAICGELNELDHHEFERMAQHVRFAPKEALFSEDEMADSVYSLTEGIARLYKLLPDGRRQIIGFALPGDFLGMAPTNRYSFSADAIGALTVCKFFRGPFMRFIENRPQMLMRMNEFATRELGLAQDQMLLLGRRSAEEKVAAFLVGWRERLARLEGVTKTVTLPMGRQDIADFLGLTIETVSRTFTKLEREKLIVIVPDGVRVLDPKRFDALAAA from the coding sequence ATGCCGCACCTCGCTTTTCCGAATTCATGCGACGGTTATCGCTGCGATACCCATTGCTCGGTTCGCTCGCTTGCAATCTGCGGCGAACTCAACGAGCTTGACCATCACGAATTCGAACGGATGGCTCAGCATGTCCGGTTCGCTCCGAAGGAGGCGCTGTTCTCCGAGGACGAGATGGCCGATTCGGTCTATAGTCTGACCGAGGGCATTGCGCGCCTTTATAAGTTACTGCCCGACGGCCGGCGCCAGATCATCGGCTTTGCGCTGCCGGGCGACTTTCTCGGCATGGCGCCGACCAATCGCTATTCGTTCTCGGCCGATGCGATCGGCGCCCTGACGGTGTGCAAGTTCTTCAGGGGGCCGTTCATGCGCTTCATCGAGAATCGGCCACAGATGCTGATGCGGATGAACGAGTTCGCGACGCGCGAACTGGGCCTTGCCCAGGATCAGATGCTGTTGCTGGGCCGCCGTTCGGCGGAAGAAAAGGTGGCGGCGTTCCTGGTCGGCTGGCGCGAACGGCTGGCGCGGCTTGAAGGCGTGACCAAAACCGTTACCTTGCCGATGGGCCGTCAGGACATCGCGGATTTTCTTGGGCTCACCATTGAAACGGTCAGCCGCACCTTCACCAAGCTGGAGAGGGAAAAACTGATCGTGATCGTACCGGACGGCGTTCGCGTGCTCGATCCGAAACGCTTCGACGCGCTGGCCGCGGCCTGA
- a CDS encoding c-type cytochrome: MRRIPVLLAIQVLMISSAVAASSAQLRGKAYVEAHCARCHAVGRSGDSPLTEAPPFRTLHKRYPIETLAEAFAEGISTGHNDMPAFELEPDQINDLLAYLKGLE, encoded by the coding sequence ATGCGCCGTATACCCGTCCTTTTGGCGATCCAAGTGCTAATGATTAGCTCGGCCGTGGCCGCCTCTTCGGCCCAACTTCGCGGAAAGGCCTATGTCGAGGCCCATTGCGCCCGTTGTCACGCCGTTGGGCGAAGCGGCGACAGCCCGCTGACGGAGGCCCCGCCGTTCCGGACCCTGCACAAGCGCTATCCGATCGAAACCCTGGCCGAAGCCTTCGCCGAAGGCATCTCGACCGGACACAACGACATGCCGGCCTTCGAGCTCGAACCGGATCAGATCAACGACCTTTTGGCGTATCTGAAGGGCCTGGAATAG
- a CDS encoding ABC-type transport auxiliary lipoprotein family protein, translating to METRAPFVIVGAFVLAAIAAVFGFVFWLHNTSGVGARTVYHIQFNDPVPGLLVGAAVLFNGIRVGEVTQLGLAPDNPRRVNATVAVATDTPVRPDTKVGLDFQGLTGVPVVSLVGGTALTGSAVDKTLVAEPGAGQSMTQAARDALSKVDSVLSENAGALKETVGNLKTFSAWLAGNTGKLDGIIGGVERMTGANEPVVVKVIYDLKAASGFPPPTKTIRGQLVIPDPTTVLLYDTQKVLLAPGLDYPGFAGAQWADSVPKMVQAKLIQSFENYDIAHAPTRPLDSVQADDQLLIDIRNFAVDGEPGPHAVISLAARILNKEGHVIAARLFRQAQPLAKPDPVAAVAAFNEAFDNIAKELVPWTAAVLATPAKSGGEPQAAIPGPSDTPKGR from the coding sequence ATGGAAACCCGCGCCCCTTTCGTCATCGTCGGTGCCTTTGTCCTCGCGGCCATCGCGGCGGTGTTCGGCTTCGTGTTCTGGCTGCACAACACCAGCGGCGTCGGCGCGCGTACCGTCTATCACATCCAATTCAACGACCCGGTGCCGGGGCTGCTGGTTGGCGCGGCCGTGCTGTTCAACGGGATACGTGTCGGCGAGGTCACCCAATTGGGCCTTGCTCCTGATAATCCACGCCGGGTCAATGCCACCGTGGCGGTGGCGACCGATACGCCGGTGCGGCCGGATACCAAGGTCGGGCTGGATTTCCAGGGCCTGACCGGGGTGCCGGTGGTTTCGCTGGTTGGCGGCACGGCGCTGACCGGCTCGGCCGTCGATAAGACTTTGGTGGCGGAGCCCGGTGCCGGGCAAAGCATGACCCAGGCTGCGCGCGATGCGTTGAGCAAAGTGGATTCGGTGCTGAGCGAGAATGCCGGGGCGCTGAAAGAGACGGTCGGCAATCTGAAGACGTTCTCGGCCTGGTTGGCGGGCAATACCGGCAAGCTCGACGGCATCATCGGCGGGGTCGAGCGGATGACCGGGGCCAACGAGCCGGTCGTGGTCAAGGTGATCTACGACCTGAAGGCAGCATCGGGCTTTCCGCCTCCGACCAAGACGATCAGGGGCCAGCTTGTGATTCCGGACCCGACCACTGTGTTGTTGTACGACACCCAAAAAGTACTGCTGGCACCGGGGCTGGATTATCCCGGCTTCGCCGGTGCGCAATGGGCCGACAGCGTGCCGAAGATGGTGCAGGCCAAGCTGATCCAGAGCTTCGAGAACTATGACATCGCCCATGCCCCGACGCGGCCGCTCGATAGCGTGCAAGCCGACGATCAATTGCTGATCGATATCAGGAATTTCGCGGTGGACGGCGAGCCCGGTCCGCATGCCGTGATCTCCCTGGCGGCCAGAATCCTGAATAAGGAGGGGCATGTGATCGCCGCCAGACTATTCCGGCAGGCACAACCCTTGGCGAAGCCCGATCCGGTCGCCGCGGTGGCCGCGTTCAACGAGGCATTCGACAATATCGCCAAGGAGTTAGTGCCATGGACCGCGGCCGTCCTGGCGACGCCGGCAAAATCCGGCGGCGAGCCGCAAGCGGCTATTCCAGGCCCTTCAGATACGCCAAAAGGTCGTTGA
- a CDS encoding ABC transporter ATP-binding protein, translating into MDVRAEQFAIRVTDLVVGFGQQTVIDHLSLDVRRGEILGLVGASGGGKSVLMRTIIGLIPKQGGDIDVMGRQIGVGRDGISSAAAAMWGILFQQGALFSSLSARQNVQFPLREMLSLSETLLDEVATAKLEMVGIGPDDWDKFPAQLSGGMTKRVALARALALDPAIVFLDEPTSGLDPIAAGEFDELIKTLQTTLGLTVFMVTHDLASLNTVCDRVAALADGKIVAIGPMRELLQSEHPWVKAYFHGKRSQMLQPKAS; encoded by the coding sequence ATGGACGTTCGCGCCGAGCAGTTCGCCATACGCGTCACCGATCTTGTAGTTGGATTCGGCCAGCAGACCGTGATTGATCATCTGTCACTCGATGTCCGGCGCGGCGAAATCCTCGGCCTGGTCGGCGCCTCCGGGGGCGGCAAATCGGTGTTGATGCGAACGATAATTGGACTAATTCCAAAACAGGGCGGCGATATCGACGTGATGGGCCGGCAGATCGGTGTCGGACGCGATGGTATTAGCAGCGCCGCCGCGGCGATGTGGGGCATCCTGTTTCAGCAGGGCGCCTTGTTCTCCTCGCTGTCGGCGCGGCAGAACGTGCAGTTTCCACTGCGGGAGATGCTATCGCTATCGGAGACGCTGCTCGATGAAGTCGCCACCGCCAAGCTGGAGATGGTCGGGATCGGGCCGGACGACTGGGACAAGTTTCCGGCGCAATTGTCCGGCGGCATGACCAAGCGGGTGGCGCTGGCGCGGGCATTGGCGCTCGATCCGGCGATCGTGTTTCTCGACGAGCCGACCTCCGGCCTCGATCCGATCGCCGCCGGCGAATTCGACGAGCTGATCAAGACGCTGCAAACCACGCTGGGCCTGACTGTGTTCATGGTCACCCATGATCTGGCCAGCCTGAATACCGTGTGTGATCGCGTCGCGGCGCTCGCCGATGGCAAGATCGTCGCGATCGGGCCGATGCGCGAGCTGCTGCAATCCGAGCATCCCTGGGTGAAGGCCTATTTCCACGGCAAGCGCTCCCAGATGCTGCAACCGAAAGCGAGCTAA
- a CDS encoding ABC transporter permease: MNSQPVLNAVADGDVLELHPGGPWTAVHSAALQTLFDAVAPKLRAAKTLTIDMAGVQEIDTIGAWLLEKISRDAARAGHDARFVGIDAHYAGLIDEVRELNRRGPTPRVKPNPILARLDQLGRSAWSATEDIAVFLQMFGALAVALFDVLRRPRSMRLTSMVYQVYRVGWQAIPIIVLIMFLIGAIIAQQGIFHFRKFGAESYVVDMVGILVLREIGVLIVAIMVAGRSGSAYTAELGSMKMREEVDALSTMGLDPVEVLILPRILALIIALPILTFIGSMAALYGGCLTAWFYGGMEPTIFLARLHDAVSVTSFQVGITKAPFMALVIGIVACSEGLRVKGSAESLGRQTTTSVVKSIFLVIVLDGLFAVFFASIGM, from the coding sequence GTGAATTCCCAGCCGGTGCTGAACGCGGTCGCTGACGGCGACGTTCTGGAGCTTCATCCTGGCGGCCCATGGACCGCCGTGCATTCGGCGGCGCTGCAAACTTTGTTCGACGCGGTCGCGCCCAAGCTGCGAGCCGCCAAGACGCTGACCATCGACATGGCCGGGGTCCAGGAAATCGATACCATCGGTGCCTGGCTGCTCGAAAAAATCTCACGCGACGCGGCGCGTGCCGGCCATGACGCTCGGTTCGTCGGCATCGACGCGCATTATGCCGGGCTGATCGACGAGGTCCGTGAGCTCAACCGCCGTGGACCGACACCCCGCGTCAAGCCGAATCCGATTCTGGCCCGGCTCGATCAGCTGGGTCGCTCGGCCTGGAGCGCGACCGAGGACATCGCGGTCTTCCTGCAGATGTTCGGCGCATTGGCGGTCGCGCTGTTCGACGTGCTGCGGCGGCCGCGATCGATGCGGCTGACCTCGATGGTCTATCAGGTCTACCGCGTCGGCTGGCAGGCGATCCCGATCATCGTGCTGATCATGTTCCTGATCGGCGCCATCATCGCCCAGCAGGGCATCTTCCATTTCCGCAAATTCGGCGCCGAATCCTACGTGGTCGACATGGTCGGCATTCTGGTGCTGCGCGAGATCGGCGTGCTGATCGTCGCCATCATGGTCGCCGGCCGTTCCGGCAGCGCCTATACGGCCGAGCTCGGCTCGATGAAGATGCGCGAGGAAGTCGATGCGCTGTCCACGATGGGGCTCGATCCGGTCGAGGTGCTGATTCTGCCGCGCATCCTGGCGCTGATCATCGCCTTGCCGATCCTGACCTTTATCGGCTCGATGGCCGCGCTCTATGGCGGCTGCCTGACCGCCTGGTTCTATGGCGGCATGGAGCCGACGATCTTCCTCGCCCGGCTGCATGACGCGGTATCGGTCACCAGCTTTCAGGTCGGCATCACCAAGGCGCCGTTCATGGCGCTGGTGATCGGCATCGTCGCCTGCAGCGAAGGCTTACGGGTCAAGGGCAGCGCCGAATCGCTCGGCCGCCAGACCACGACCTCGGTGGTGAAGTCGATCTTCCTGGTGATCGTGCTCGACGGGTTGTTCGCCGTATTCTTCGCCTCGATCGGAATGTAG